The Sandaracinus amylolyticus genomic interval CATGCTCACGACGCGCGGCGGTCGTCGCGACTTCGTGAAGATCCTCGACTTCGGTCTCGCGGCGCTCGCGCGGGATCCGCGCCTCGCCCCGAAGGGCGCGGTGTTCGGCACGCCCGAGTACATGTCGCCCGAGCAGGCGCGCGGAGACGACGCGGCGCCGGTGAGCGATCTCTACGCGCTCGGCATCTTGTTCTTCGAGATGACGACGGGTCAGCTCCCGTTCCGCAGCAACGATCGCGACACGCTGCTCGAGATGCAGCGCACCGCGCCGCCGCCGCGCCCGCGCACGCTCGCGAAGGATCTGCCGGAGGCCGCCGAGGCGATCATCCTCAAGCTGCTCGAGAAAGATCCGCGTCGTCGGTTCCGCGACGGCCACCATCTGCAGGAAGAGCTGAAGGCGCTCCAGCGCACGCTCCCGAACACGTGGGAGGTGCAGCAGCAGGAGGGCCAGGCCGCCGCGCCCGCGCAGCCGCCTCCGCCGCCGCCCGCGCCGAGCCCCGGTGTCGTGGAGTGGTCGCGCCGCGCGGCGTACTTCTCGCGCATGGTCGCGCGTGCGTATCCGAACGGGCGCGTGCCCGACGACCTGCAGACCGCGGTCGATCAGCTCTGGGAGGTCTCGGCGCGCGCGAGCAAGCTCGAGGGCGAGCTCGCGTCGCACCAGCGCAAGCTGGACGCGATCGAGCGGCGGGGCAGGGCGCTGCGCGCGGAGATCGGACGCAAGGTCGAGGAGCTCGCGGAGGAGGAGTCGCGCACGCTGCGCGACGCGGCCGCGGAGCGCGAGCGTCTGTCGCGCGTGAAGACGAAGCTCGACGAGGCGCGTCGTGCGTGGGAGCGCGCGAACGCGCAGGCGCTCGAGCTCGAGCGCGCGGCGGGTGATCTGCGGACGTGGCGCGGCGTGTTCGAGGAAGCGACGGCGAACCGTGCGCGCGCCGAGGTGCTCTCGGAGGTGCTGCAGGACCACGAGCGTCGCGCGCTCCACAAGGAGAAGAGCGCGGGCGATCTGCGCAGGCAGATCGACGAGCTGCGCGCGCAGCTGGCGCGCTACGGCGATGCGCTCGAGAACGATCTCGCGGCGGGGCGTGATCGCATCGCGACGCGGGTGCGCGAAGCGCTCGCGTACGAGAAGACGTTCACGGACTGCTCGGCGCTGCTGATGAGCCACCTCAAGGGACGCCCCGAGGTCGGCGAGCTGATGGAAGAGATGCGCCGCGAAGAGGCGCAGTACGCGAGCCAGTCGCAGTACTCGCCGCGTCCCGATCAGACGGGCGCGCACAAGGCGCTGGTCGGGGGCTGAGGCTTCGGCGTGTGGCGCGCCGAGCGACCGATCCGCGCGTTCGCGCGGGTCGGACGCTCGCGATGTAGACCGCGCTTCGCGCGTGTGCGCGCGGTGATGGTCTCGATTCAGCGGTCGCGGGGCGGTGCATCCGGACGCGCTCGTTAGGCGGCGCGTTGCCGATGTGACGCGAGGTCGCATAGGCTCGCGGCCGCTCCGAGGCGCGGGTCGCGCGCTCGAGCTGTGGAGGCGGCGACCGTGGACGGACGAATCGTGGGACGAGCGGTCGTGCTCTCGCTGGTGCTGGTGCTCGCGGCGTGCGGTGACGACGACGCGCGCGTGGACGTGGACGCGGGCCAGCTCGATGCCGGGGGCGCGCTCGATGCGGGCGCACGCGACTCCGGGATCGACGGCGGCGCCATCGATGCCGGCGAGGCCGATGCCGGATCGACGGATGCGGGCGAGCTCGATGCGGGCGATGTCGATGCCGGCGAGCCCGACGCCGACACGAGCGACGCGGGCGGCGATGCCGGCGCGAGGCTCTGCGCGGCCGGCGGTGGCGCGTGCGACGTCGCGCTGCAGGACTGTCCGTCCGATCACGCCTGCTACTACGCGGAGGTGAGCGGCGTCGCTGCGACGCGCTGCGAGCTCGTGTTCGTGCCCGGCACCGATGGCGATCCGTGCGAGTTCGCGGACGAGTGCGCGCCCGGGCTCACCTGTCGCGCCGGCACCTGCCGTCAGTATTGCTGTCCCGGCGCCGCGCTCGACTGCCCCAGCGGCCAGGCCTGCGTGCAGCTCGCCGAGGCGCCGAACATCGGCCACTGCGCGCCCGCCGACGCGTGCACGCTCGCGCCGAACGCCGGCTGTGCTGCCGGTCGCGCCTGTTATCCCGGCCCTGCGCCCGAGACCGTCGGCTGCTTCGTCGCGGGCACCACGCCCGAGGGCGGCGCGTGCGTCGCGAACAACGCGTGCGCGCCGGGCACGATCTGCCTCGGCGCAGGTCCGTTCTCGTGCCTGCGCGTCTGTCGCACCGCGATGGGCGACGCCGACTGCACGAACCCCGCGCACGACTGCATCGCGGTGCCCGGCTATCTCAGCGCGCAGTACGGCGTCTGCGACGTGCCGTCGGAGTGATCCTCACGCGCGCGCCGAGACGCTCGCGTCGTCGCCCGCGTCGACGATCACCTGCACCGTCCTGCGGAAGGTCTGCTCGAAGAGCCCGGCCTTCCGCGCGACGGTCCACGCCTCGAGCGACAGATCTTCTCTGCCGCTCGCGCGGATCACGACCTCTTGTGCGCCGACCTCGACGTCGAGCTGGTGCACCTTGCTCCGGTGCCCGCGGTCGAGCGCATCCGCGAGCCGGAGGATCGACGACAGCTTCCGTACTCGCCGTCGATCCTCGGGGCCCAGCGACGCGAACGCAGCGTGCTTCGGGCTCGGCGGCGCGCGGCGGTGATAACGCGCGATGCAGCCGACCACGACGCGGTGCTCGGGCGACAGGCCCATCACGTCGCTGTGCTCGACGATGTACTGCGTGTGCTTGTGGTGCGCCGCGAAGTGCACGAAGTCGCCGATGTCGTGCACCAACGCCGCGACGCGCAAGAGCACGCGGTCGTGATCGTCGAGCTTGTGCAGCGCGCGGAGCCGATCGAAGAGCTGCGTCGCGAGGCGATCCACCTGCGTCGCGTGCGGCTCGTCGAAGTGATAGCGACGTCCGAGCTGCACCGCGGCGCGCGCCGCCTGGCTCTCGTCGACCTTGTAGTCCCAGACGCGGAAGTGCTTGTGCACCAGCTCCGCGACGATGCCTTCCTTGAGGCCCACGCCGGGTGCCACGATCGTGTCGGTGCGCGCGAGGTCCGCGATCGTCACCAGCACGTAGAGCGCGGGCACGATCACGTCGGCGCGATCGGGGCGCAGCCCGTACTCCTTGCGGCGATCGGTCGCCTTCATCTTCGAGATCTTCGCGAGCAGCGCGCGCGCCTTCCGCACGTCGATCGTCGGCAGCGGCGCGCCCGCCATCGGGCACAGCTCCGCGATCGTCTCGAAGTTCCCGCCCGTGCCCGCGACCACGTCGTAGCTGCGCTTGAGGAAGCTCTCGCGCACCGGCTGCAGCATGCGATCGAGGTACTCGCCGAGGAGCCGCTCCTGCGCCTTCGTGACCGGCTTGCCGTCGTCGAGGAACGACTCGAGCAGGCGCACCGTGCCGATCTGCAGGCTCGTCGAGAAGCGCACCTCGTCGTGGTTCACCTCGGACAGCTCGAGGCTCCCGCCGCCGAGATCGCAGAGCAGCGCGCGCTTGTCGCCGAGCGGCACGCGCTGCTCGACCGCGAGCTTCACGAGGCGCGCTTCCTCCGTGCCGTCGATCGCCTCGAGCTCGACGCCCGTCTCGGCGACTCGATGCAGCATGTCCTCGGCGTTCTCGGCGTCGCGCGCCGACGCGGTCACCACCGCGCGATACGCCTCGACGCTCTCGCTCTCCATCGTGGTCTTGAACGTGCGCATCGCGCGCACGAGCTCGTCGACCGACTCGGGATCGAGCTTGCCCGTGACGAACACCGAGTGGCCCAGGCGCACCGGCATGCGCGACTGCAGCACGGTCGTGAAGCGCCCAGGCGCATCGGCCTGCACGATGAGGAGCCGCGACGCGTTCGAGCCCACGTCGATCGATGCGAACTTCGGCATGCGTGGCGCGAACCTTACTCGATCATCTCGCTCGGTCTCGCCGCATCGAGCGCGGGCGTGAGCCGTCGACGTCGGGGAAGCCGTAGTGCTCGCCCATCTCGGCGACGACGAGCGCTTCTCCGGCGCGCTCGATCGCGCGCGGATCGGCCGCCAGGCACGCGACCGCGCGCCCGCTGAAGTGCGGCGACTCGCCCTTGCTCGGATCGAACCCGAGCCGCTCGGGCTCGAGCAACAAGCGCTCGGTCTTCACGATCCCGGGCCAGATCGACACCGCGGTCACGCCCTGCGGCGCGAGCTCGCGGCCCATGTCGCGCGACATGCGATCGACGCCCGCCTTGCCCACGCCGTACGCGACGTTGACCGCCTGGATCTTCGCGCCGAACGACGAGACGTTCACGATCAGCCCGCGACGCGCCGGCACCATGCGCTGCGCCGCGTGCCACGCCGCGACGTAGTGCGAGCGCAGCCCGACGCGATGCATGACGTCCCACTGCGCGATCGGCAGCTGCCAGAACGGGGCGGTGAGCTCGCCTTCCGGGATGGCGAACGCGTTGTTCACGAGCACGTCGATGCGGCCCTGCTCCGCGTCGACGCGGGCGAAGAGCGCCTCGACCTCGTCGTCGTTCGCGTGATCGCAGCGCACCGCGATCCCCACGCCGCCGAGCGCGCGCACCGCGTCCGCGGTCTCGCCGATCGTGCCGGGCAGCGCGCCGGCGTGCTCGGTGCGACCGGTGACGTAGACCGTCGCGCCCGCTTCGCCGAGACCGAGCGCGATGCCCTTGCCGACGCCGCGGCTCGCGCCGGTGACGACGCAGACCTTGCCGCGCAGGTCGGGCGGAGCCCACGTGCCCACCGCGTCGCTCGTGCTCACAGCGTCGCCGTGTCGGTCTCGAGGCCGAGGAGCACGCGGCCTGCGGTCGTCGCGGTCGGCTGCGCGACCATCAGGTGCTGCGACGCGGTGTGCACGTCGCGCAGGTGACGCTGCAGCGGGCTCGATGCGTAGATCGACGTGCCCCCGCCGAGCTCGTACGCGCTCGTCACCACGCGCGCGCTCTCGCTCGCGGCATGACACGCCGCCGCGCGCAGCAGCGCGCGCGTGCGCACCGTCGCCTCGCCGTCGCGCGCGATCTCGCGCCCTGCTTCGCCCAGCGCGTCGAACAAGAACGCGCGCGCTCCGCGCAGCCGCGACTCGATGCGCGCGACCTCGAGCTGCACCGTCTCGCGGTGCGCGATCGTCTGCTTCGCGCCGAGCGGCGACTTCTTCGTCGCGAGCGCGATCAGCGCGTCGATCGCGGCGCGACCGATGCCGAGCGACACCGCGGCCACGCCCGCCGCGAGCGTGCCGAAGAACGGCAGCCGTGCGAGCGGCCCTTCGTGCGTGCGCTTCGTCGTGATCAGCGAGAACGTGCGCTCGGCCGGCACGACCACGTCCTTCACCGCGAAGTCGTGGCTCCCGGTGCCGCGCAGACCGCTCACGTCCCACGTGTCGAGGATCTGCACGTCGCTCGCGCGGAAGAGCACGCTGCGGATGTCGGGCGCGCCGCTCGGGAGCGGCGCGTCTCCTTCCGCGATCGTCCCACCCATGATCCACTGCGCGTGCTTCGACGCGCTGCCGAAGGGCCACCGGCCGCTCACGCGATAGCCGTGCTCGACCCGCGCCGCGCGGCCCATCGGCGCCACCACGCCGCACGTGATCGCGTCGTCGGGCGCGTAGATCTCGCGCGCGACGTCGGGCGCGAGGAACATCGACATCAGCCCCGAGCCGCCCGCGATCATCGTGCACCAGCCCGCCGATCCGTCGGCGCGCGCGATCGTCTCGACGACGGCGAGGAACGTCTCGGCGCTCGCTTCCGCGCCCCCGTGCGCGCGCGGGACGAGCAGCTTCAGCGCGCCCGCGCGCACCAGCGCGTCGATCGCTTCGGGCGGCAGCTGTCGCTCCGCTTCGATGCGCGCAGCGAGCGGAGCGATCGCGCGGGCTGCATCTTCGGCGCGAGAGAGGAGGGTGGCGTCGAGCTGGCTCGTCATGACGCGCGAGAGCGTATCGCACCCGTCACGCGCCGAGCAGTGCGCACACGTCGTCGGGCGTGTCCACGTCGAGCGCGGCGTCCGCGCAGTCGATCGCGATCACGTCCTCGGCGCGGAGCAGCGCGCCCGCGCCGCGATCGCCGGTGAGCGCGCAGAGCGCGTCCCATCGCGCGCGATCGAAGATCGCGGGCGCGCCCACGATGTCGCGCGCATCGTCGCGCCAGCGCGTCGCGGCGATCGGCGCGCCGCGCGCCCACGCGTCGCGGAGCGCGATCAGGTGCGAGCTCGCGATCCGCGGCTGGTCCGCGAGCACGATCGTCAGCGCACCGCACGCGCGCGCCTGCGCCCACGCCACTGCCGCGCGGATCGAGCTCGCGATCCCCTCGCGCCATCCGTCGTTCTCGATCCTCGCGAGGCGCAGCCCATCGAGGGCGCCGGCGACGGTGTCGCTGCTCGCGCCGAGCACCACGCCGACCGGCCCACCGCCGACCGCGAGGCACGTCTGCGCGACCCGGCGCACCAGCGGCACGCCCGCGAGCTCGACGAGCTGCTTCGGACGTCCGAGCCGCGTCGACCCGCCCGCTGCGAGCACCACGAACGCGACCTCCTGGTGCATCGCCCGCGCGCGCTCGCGCAGCATTCCGCCGCGCCGTCCCCGCGCGACCGCGCACATCTCCGCGACGACCGCGAGCGCGATCTGCTCCGGCGTCTCCGCCCCGATGTCGAGGCCCACCGGCGCATGCACGCGCGCGTCGTGCTCGGCGCCGATCGCGGTGAGCAGCGCGCGCGTCCGCCGTGCGGGCCCGAGCAGCCCGACGTAGCGAGCGCGCGATCGCAGCGACATCGCGAGCGCTGCGCGATCGGCGTCGACCTGGTGGTGCATGATCACGACGTACGCCTCGCGCGCAGCGTCGATGCGCGACGCGAGCTCGGTGAGATCACCACCGGTCGCGATCACGTGGTCGGCGGCTAGCAAGCGCGAGCGCTCGCGGATCGCGCGATCGGCCACGGTCACGCGAAACCCCGCGCTCTGCGCGGCCGTGACGATCGGCGTCACGTCGTGCCCGCTGCCGAGCACGAAGAGCTGCGGCGAGGGCGCGATCACCTCGACGAGCGCGGTCACGTCACCGACCTCGACGACGCCCGGTGGACCGCTCGCCGCGCGCACCAGCGCCGCGCGCAACGCGGGATCGTCGACCGGCCGCGCGAGCGTGATCTCGGGGCCGATCGCGACGCGCGCGCCGACGCTCGCGCCGCCGATCACCGTCACCAGCACGCCGCTGGTCTCCGCGGCGAAGCACGCGCGCGCGAACGTGAGCGCGTCGTTCGTGTCGCCGGGCTCGAGCAGCACGTCGACGACTCCGTCGCAGCCGAGCCCGACGCCCCACGGCGCTCCTTCGTCGCTCGTCGAGTCGTACGTGACCACGACCGGTCCGCCTCGACAGCGATGCCATCCGCGCAGCATCACGTCGCCCTCGAGGCAGCCGCCGCTCACGCACCCCGACACCCATCGATCGCCCGCGACGAGCATGCGGGCGCCGGGCCGCCGGTACGACGAGCCGCGCACGCGCACCACGGTCGCGAGCAGCCGAGGCGCGCCGTCGATGCGCGACGCCTCGGCGACGATCCGCTCGAGCTCGTTCACGATCGCGCCGGCAGGTGCGGCAGGAGCTTCTCGATCGTGATCGGCAGGTCGCGCACCCGAACGCCGGTCGCGCTGTAGACCGCGTTCGCGATCGCCGCGGACGCGCCGCAATTGCCGACCTCGCCGACGCCCTTCGCGCCGAGCTCGTTCGCCGCGCCGTCGAAACCATCGAGGATGATCGCGTCGACGGCGGGGATGTCCGCGTGCACCGGCACGAGGTACTGCGCGAAGTCGCGGTTCACGAACGCGCCCACGCGCGGATCGACGAGCCCCTCTTCGTGCAGCGCCATCGAGACGCCCCAGATCATCCCGCCGATCAGCTGCGAGCGCGCGGTCTTCGCGTTGAACACGCGCCCGACGTCGAACACGCCGAGCATGCGGCGCAGGCGGACCTCACCGGTGTCCACGTCGACGCCGATCTCCGCGAAGTGCGCGCCGTAGCTCGCGATCGAGCTCTTGCTGAAGCTCGGCTCCTCGGTCTGCTCCGGCACGCTCCCGATCGCGTCCACGGCGCTCGCGCCGACGTGCGCGCGCACGTCGCCCGAAGGCGCGCCGAGCTTCTCGCGGAGCGTCCTGCACGCGCGCAGCAGCGCCGTGCACGAGTTCGTCGCGCCCCACGATCCGCCCGAGCCCGCGGTGCGCGGCAGCGCCGAGTCGCCGAGCTCGACGCGCACGCGATCGACGGGGACGCCCAGCGCCTCGCTCGCGGTCTGCGCGAGGACCGTGTACGTGCCGGTCCCGATGTCCGTCATGTCGCACTGCACGCGCACCGTGCCGTCGGGCTCGACGCGGACGCGCACGTGGCTCTCGCTCTGGTAGTGCGGCCGGATCGCCGCGGCCATGCCGAGCCCCACGAGCCAGCGTCCATCGCGCGTGCTCGCCGGGATCCTCGCGCGACGATTCCAGTCGAAGCGTCGCGCGCCCTCGCGCATGCACTCGACCATGCGGCGATCGCTGTACGGGATGTTCAGCTCGGGGTGGATCGTCGGCTCGTTCGCGATCCGCAGCGCGATCGGATCCACGTCGAGCGTGTACGCGAGCTCGTCCATCGCCGACTCGATGGCGAAGAGGCCGGGCGCCTCGCCGGGCGCTCGCACGTCGCCCGCGACCGGCAGATCGAGCGCGATCGAGCGATGCGTGGTCCTGCGGTTCGGCGCGGCGTACAGGCTGCGCCCCGCGGTCGCGGTCTGCTCGACGTAGTCGCTGCCGCGGGTCTGCTTCTGCACGGCGTCGTGCCCGAACGCGTGGAGCCGCCCGTCGCGCGACGCCCCGAGCCGCACGCGCTGCCGTGACGCGGGGCGGTGGCCGGTGAGGTGGAACATCTGCTGTCGCGTCAGCGTGACCTTCACCGGCTCGCCGACGATCCGCGCAGCCATCACCGCGAGGATCGTCTCGACGCTCACGCCGAGCTTCGAGCCGAAGCCGCCGCCGACGTAGCGCGAGAGCACGCGCACCTTCTCGGGATCCAGGCGCAACGTGGACGCGATGCGCTGCCGCGCGTCGGCCACGATCTGCGTGCTGCAGTGGGCGATCACCGTGTCGCCGTCCCACGCGGCGATGCACGCGTGGGTCTCCATCGGCAGGCTGAACGCGTACGGCGTCGTGTAGACGCGATCGAGCACCACGGGCGCGCTCGCGAGCGCGCCGTCGAGATCCCCGATCGACGAGTCGGCGGAGTACCCCGCGTTCACGCTCTTCTGCTCGATCTCGGGCGCGCCCGGCTCGTCGAGCTCGTACTCGCCCGGCGTGATCTCGTACGTGATGCGGACCAGCCGCGCCGCGGCGCGCGCGTCCTCGAACGTCCTCGCGACGACGAGCGCGACCGGCTGCGCGAACGCGCGGATCTCGGTGTCCTTGAGCACCGGCATCGCCCGCGCGTACGACGACGCGCTCGGGTCGGGCTCGCCCTGGGGCGGCGCGTCGCGATGCGTGAGCACCCGGCGCACGCCGGGCGCGCGCTCGGCGACCGACGTGTCGATGCTGGTGATGCGCCCGCGCGCGATCGTCGCCTCGACCACGAAGCCGTAGAGCGTCGGCCCGAAGCTCCAGTCCTCGTAGCCGTACGTCGCGCGCCCCGAGACCTTGAGCGGCCCTTCGACGCGGCTCAGCGGCGCGCCGATCATGCGAGCCCCCGCGCGGCGTGATCGAGCGTCGCGATCAGCGTGCGCTTCGCGAGCTCGATCTTGAAGTCGTTGTGCCCGCGGCCCACGGCGCGCGCGAGCGCGGCGTCCGCCGCCGCGCGATACGTGTCGATCGTCGCCGGCCGACCGCGCAGCACGGCCTCCGCCTCGAGCGCGCGCCACGGCTTGTGCGCGACGCCGCCGAACGCGACGCGCGCCGAGTCGATCGTCCCGTTCTCGACCGACACGATCGCGGCGACGGACACGAGCGCGAACTCGTACGACGCACGATCGCGCACTTTGCGATAGAGCTGTCGCCCTCGCGGCGGCGGGGGCATCACCACCGCGGTGATCAGCTCCCCCGGGCGCACCACGGTCTCGATGTGCGGCGTCGATCCCGGCTCGAGATAGAGATCGTGGATCGACACCGTGCGCGTCGCGCCGCGCGCGTCGATCATCTCGACGCTCGCGTCGAGCGCGATCATCGCGACCGCCATGTCCGACGGATGCGTCGCGATGCACGCGTCGCTCGCGCCGAGGATCGCGTGATTGCGGTTGATGCCGCCGAGCGCCGCGCATCCTTGGCCCGGGCTGCGCTTGTTGCAGCGCGCGAGCGTGTCGTAGAAGTAGAGGCACCGCGTGCGCTGCAGCAGGTTCCCCGCGGTCGACGCCTTGTTGCGGAGCTGCGCCGACGCGCCCGCGAGCAGCGCCTGCGAGACCGCGCCGTAGCGCTCGCGCAGCCGCACGTCGGCGGCGAGCGTCGCGTTGTCGGCGAGCGCGCCGATGCGCAGGCCACCATCGGCCGTCGCCTCGATGTCCTTCAGCGGCAGCCGGCTCACGTCGACGAGGTGCGACGGCTGCTCGATCCCGAGCTTCATCAGATCGAGCAGGTTCGTCCCGCCGCAGATGAGCTTCGCGCCCGCCGTCGCGCCCGCGGCCGCCGCGCGCACGGGGTCGCTCGCGCGCTCGTAGGTCAGCGCCCTCACCGCTCGCCTCCGCCCGCGACGCTGCGGATCGCGGCGACGATGTTCGGATACGCCGCGCAGCGACAGACGTTGCCGCTCATGCGCTCGCGGATCTCGGCGTCGCTCAGCGCGACGCGCGGCGCCGCGACGTCCTCGGTGGCGTGGCTCGGCCAGCCCGCGCGCGCCTCGTCGAGCATCGCGACCGCGGAGCAGATCTGTCCCGGCGTGCAATAGCCGCACTGGAACCCGTCGTGCTCGAGGAAGGCGCGCTGCATCGGGTGCAACGACTCCGGCGATCCGAGCCCTTCGATCGTCGTGATCGCGTCGCCCTCGTGCATCACCGCGAGCGTCAGGCACGAGTTGATGCGCCGGCCGTTCACGAGCACCGTGCACGCGCCGCACTGCCCGTGGTCGCACCCCTTCTTCGTGCCCGTGAGGTGCAGGTGCTCGCGCAGCGCGTCGAGCAGCGTCGTGCGCACGTCCAGATCGAGCGCGTACGAGTGCCCGTTGATCGCGAGCGTCATCGTCTTCGCGCCGCCCTGCTTCGGCGGCGCCGAGGTCCGCATCGCGGGCCCTTTGCGGAGGAAGCGGCCTCTCTTGGAGCCATCGGCCTCGGACGACATCGCGTCACCTCCACATCGCGCACGCGCGATTGGGGGACAGATAGCGATGCGCGCCGAGCCACCAAGTCCACGCGCGGTACGTCGATCGAAGCTCCACGGTGCTCGCTCGCGACAGCGCGCCGTCACGTTTTCGATCACGCAGGGCTGGCGATCGGCGCCGGCGCGCAACATAGGGAAGACCCTCCCGACTCGGCAGGTCTTCGTGATGTTTCCGCGCCTTCTCTCCGGAACGGTTGGGCTCCTAGCGCTCTTCGCCTGTAGCAGCCCCGCGGCCGCGCCACCGAGCGAGCCGCCACCTCCGCCCGAGGTCTCGACGGTCACCGTCACGCCGCACGCGGTCGTGGTGGAGGACCTGCTGCCCGGGCGCGTCGTGCCCGTGCGTGTGGCGGAAGTGCGACCGCTCGTCTCGGGCATCGTGCGCGAGCGGCTCTTCACCGAGGGCGACACCGTCGCCGCGGGGCAGCCGCTGTATCGCGTCGATCCCACGGTCTTCCGCGCCGAGGTCGCGGGCGCGTCCGCGACGACCGAGCGCCAGCGCGCCGCGCTCGCCACCGCCGAGCGCGAGGCCGAGCGCGCGAGCCGCCTCGCGTCGATGGGCGCGCTCTCCGAGCAAGCGCTCCACAACGCGCAGAGCACGCTCGATCTCGCGCGCGCCGATCTCGCGGTGAGCGAGGCGTCGCTCGCGCGCAGCCGCATCAGCCTGCGCTACGCGACCGTCACCGCGCCGATCGCCGGGCGCATCGGCCTGTCGCGGGTGACCGAGGGCGCGCTCGTCGGCACCGCCGATCCGCTGCCGATGGTGACGATCCAGCAGCTCGACGAGGTCTACGTCGACATCCGTCAGCCCGCCTCGCGCTACGAGGAGCTGCGCCAGCGCTCCGCGCGCGGCGAGCTCGAGCGCAGCGACGGACTGCCGGTGCGCCTGCTCTCGATGCGCGGCGAGCCCTACGAGGTCGAGGGGCGGCTCCTCTCGACCGACGTGAACGTCGACCTCACGACGAGCGAGCTCACGCTGCGCGTGCTCGTGCCGAACGCGGATCTGGATCTGCTGCCCGGCATGTTCGTGCGCGCGCGCATCCCGTTCGGCCGCGAGCCCTCCGCCATCACCGTGCCGCAGCAGGCGGTGCTCCACGATCCCGCGCTCGGCGAGAGCGTGCTCGTCGTCGCCGAGGGCGACGTCGTCGCGGTGCGCAGCGTGCGGACCGGGCGGGTCGTCGACGGGCATCAGATCGTGCGCGAGGGCCTGGCGGCGGGCGATCGCGTGATCGTCGAGGGCCAGGATCGTCTCGCGCCCGGCATGTCCGTGCGACCGACCCCGTGGGAGGTCGAGGTCGCGCGCGAGGACCACGGGCCCACGTCGGCGCCCGACACCGCGAGCGAGTAGGACGATGCCGCGCTTCTTCATCGAGCGACCCGTGTTCGCGTGGGTCGTCTCGCTCTTCATCGTGCTGTTCGGCGTGCTCGCGATCCGTCGCCTGCCGGTCGAGCGATATCCGACCGTCGCGCCGCCCGCGGTGACGATCACCGCGACGTA includes:
- a CDS encoding serine/threonine-protein kinase, with translation MGTTRTSANRSAKDSYLGKVVAGRYRLEALLGEGGMGVVYRARHVLIDRVVALKLIRPDLRSETHLRAWMLREARAANRVDHAHIVEIHDVGETEESELYLVMEYLVGSALSSEIAKGPMQLARAVDILEQMCAALARAHDLGVVHRDLKSDNIMLTTRGGRRDFVKILDFGLAALARDPRLAPKGAVFGTPEYMSPEQARGDDAAPVSDLYALGILFFEMTTGQLPFRSNDRDTLLEMQRTAPPPRPRTLAKDLPEAAEAIILKLLEKDPRRRFRDGHHLQEELKALQRTLPNTWEVQQQEGQAAAPAQPPPPPPAPSPGVVEWSRRAAYFSRMVARAYPNGRVPDDLQTAVDQLWEVSARASKLEGELASHQRKLDAIERRGRALRAEIGRKVEELAEEESRTLRDAAAERERLSRVKTKLDEARRAWERANAQALELERAAGDLRTWRGVFEEATANRARAEVLSEVLQDHERRALHKEKSAGDLRRQIDELRAQLARYGDALENDLAAGRDRIATRVREALAYEKTFTDCSALLMSHLKGRPEVGELMEEMRREEAQYASQSQYSPRPDQTGAHKALVGG
- a CDS encoding SDR family NAD(P)-dependent oxidoreductase — translated: MSTSDAVGTWAPPDLRGKVCVVTGASRGVGKGIALGLGEAGATVYVTGRTEHAGALPGTIGETADAVRALGGVGIAVRCDHANDDEVEALFARVDAEQGRIDVLVNNAFAIPEGELTAPFWQLPIAQWDVMHRVGLRSHYVAAWHAAQRMVPARRGLIVNVSSFGAKIQAVNVAYGVGKAGVDRMSRDMGRELAPQGVTAVSIWPGIVKTERLLLEPERLGFDPSKGESPHFSGRAVACLAADPRAIERAGEALVVAEMGEHYGFPDVDGSRPRSMRRDRAR
- a CDS encoding Ppx/GppA phosphatase family protein, which gives rise to MPKFASIDVGSNASRLLIVQADAPGRFTTVLQSRMPVRLGHSVFVTGKLDPESVDELVRAMRTFKTTMESESVEAYRAVVTASARDAENAEDMLHRVAETGVELEAIDGTEEARLVKLAVEQRVPLGDKRALLCDLGGGSLELSEVNHDEVRFSTSLQIGTVRLLESFLDDGKPVTKAQERLLGEYLDRMLQPVRESFLKRSYDVVAGTGGNFETIAELCPMAGAPLPTIDVRKARALLAKISKMKATDRRKEYGLRPDRADVIVPALYVLVTIADLARTDTIVAPGVGLKEGIVAELVHKHFRVWDYKVDESQAARAAVQLGRRYHFDEPHATQVDRLATQLFDRLRALHKLDDHDRVLLRVAALVHDIGDFVHFAAHHKHTQYIVEHSDVMGLSPEHRVVVGCIARYHRRAPPSPKHAAFASLGPEDRRRVRKLSSILRLADALDRGHRSKVHQLDVEVGAQEVVIRASGREDLSLEAWTVARKAGLFEQTFRRTVQVIVDAGDDASVSARA
- a CDS encoding acyl-CoA dehydrogenase family protein, which produces MTSQLDATLLSRAEDAARAIAPLAARIEAERQLPPEAIDALVRAGALKLLVPRAHGGAEASAETFLAVVETIARADGSAGWCTMIAGGSGLMSMFLAPDVAREIYAPDDAITCGVVAPMGRAARVEHGYRVSGRWPFGSASKHAQWIMGGTIAEGDAPLPSGAPDIRSVLFRASDVQILDTWDVSGLRGTGSHDFAVKDVVVPAERTFSLITTKRTHEGPLARLPFFGTLAAGVAAVSLGIGRAAIDALIALATKKSPLGAKQTIAHRETVQLEVARIESRLRGARAFLFDALGEAGREIARDGEATVRTRALLRAAACHAASESARVVTSAYELGGGTSIYASSPLQRHLRDVHTASQHLMVAQPTATTAGRVLLGLETDTATL
- a CDS encoding XdhC family protein encodes the protein MNELERIVAEASRIDGAPRLLATVVRVRGSSYRRPGARMLVAGDRWVSGCVSGGCLEGDVMLRGWHRCRGGPVVVTYDSTSDEGAPWGVGLGCDGVVDVLLEPGDTNDALTFARACFAAETSGVLVTVIGGASVGARVAIGPEITLARPVDDPALRAALVRAASGPPGVVEVGDVTALVEVIAPSPQLFVLGSGHDVTPIVTAAQSAGFRVTVADRAIRERSRLLAADHVIATGGDLTELASRIDAAREAYVVIMHHQVDADRAALAMSLRSRARYVGLLGPARRTRALLTAIGAEHDARVHAPVGLDIGAETPEQIALAVVAEMCAVARGRRGGMLRERARAMHQEVAFVVLAAGGSTRLGRPKQLVELAGVPLVRRVAQTCLAVGGGPVGVVLGASSDTVAGALDGLRLARIENDGWREGIASSIRAAVAWAQARACGALTIVLADQPRIASSHLIALRDAWARGAPIAATRWRDDARDIVGAPAIFDRARWDALCALTGDRGAGALLRAEDVIAIDCADAALDVDTPDDVCALLGA